In the Triplophysa dalaica isolate WHDGS20190420 chromosome 8, ASM1584641v1, whole genome shotgun sequence genome, AGCAAACACAACCCTTTTCTTACACCACTATAGAGATAACTTTAGGGCATCTTGATTGACAGCCACTCAAACGTGAGTTCTGACAGACCAGTAAGTACCAGTGAAACTGGAAATATTTCAGGACGGATGTGGCGGACATGCAGACTCAAAAGCTGAGAGTTCAGACTTACCAGCATTATTGAGAGCGCTGCCGGTGGACGGAGAAATCTGCAGGAGCCGCGGGTCAATGAAGGGGGTGAAAGAGGAGGAAGACTTGTGCTTGGGCACGGTGGGCGTCTGTGAGAAGTCCATGAGCAGAGAATGAGAAAAACTAAATGACCGCAAAGAGGTGCACTTCACAAGAAAAGTGCAGCAGAACATaaatctgaaatgaaaatacttaTGTGTATTGTAATAAATTTAGTCAAACAGCTAGATTCAAACACAGAGATGAAAAAACATGGTGAAGGACTTGATGGTGGTTGgtgataaaaaatgatgataaaTTAACTTGACGGTATGAGAAAGAAAAGTAAGGCAAAGAATGAAGGCAAACTAAATGAGAGGAAATCAGGTTCTTGTCTGGGTTGCACTTACTGTGATGTCCGTGTTTATAAGCTGTGTTCTGACATCAATCTGTTGCTACTGTAATGtgctctctgtctgtctgtctgtctctgtccgtccgtccgtctctCCCTGTCCGTCCGTCTCTTCCTCCCCGTCTCTCTCGGTCTGTCATTCCCTCTCGGTCTGTCATTCCCTCtcggtctgtctgtccctctcggtctgtcattccctctcggtctgtcattccctctcggtctgtcattccctctcggtctgtcattccctctcggtctgtcattccctctcggtctgtctgtccctctcggtctgtcattccctctcggtctgtcattccctctcggtctgtcattccctctcggtctgtcattccctctcggtctgtcattccctctcggtctgtcattccctctcggtctgtctgtccctctcggtctgtcattccctctcggtctgtcattccctctcggtctgtctgtccctctcggtctgtcattccctctgtcattccctctcggtctgtcattccctctcggtctgtctgtccctctcggtctgtctgtccctctcggtctgtctgtccctctcggtctgtctgtccctctcggtctgtctgtccctctcggtctgtctgtccctctcggtctgtctgtccctctcggtctgtctgtccctctcggtctgtctgtccctctgtcattccctctcggtctgtcattccctctcggtctgtcattccctctcggtctgtcattccctctcggtctgtcattccctctcggtctgtctgtccctcTGTCATTCCCTCTCGGTCTGTCATTCCCTCTCGGTCTGTCATTCCATCTCGGTCTGTCATTCCCTCtcggtctgtctgtccctcTCGGTCTGTCATTCCATCtcggtctgtctgtccctctcggtctgtctgtccctctcggtctgtctgtccctctgtcattccctctcggtctgtcattccctctcggtctgtcattccctctcggtctgtcattccctctcggtctgtctgtccctcTGTCATTCCCTCTCGGTCTGTCATTCCCTCTCGGTCTGTCATTCCATCTCGGTCTGTCATTCCCTCtcggtctgtctgtccctctcggtctgtcattccctctgtcattccctctcggtctgtcattccctctcggtctgtctgtccctctcggtctgtctgtccctctcggtctgtctgtccctctcggtctgtctgtccctctcggtctgtctgtccctctcggtctgtctgtccctctcggtctgtctgtccctctcggtctgtctgtccctctcggtctgtctgtccctctcggtctgtctgtctgtccctctcggtctgtctgtctgtccctctcggtctgtctgtctgtccctctctctctctctctctctctctctctgtcgctctcaTTTCTTCTGGACTTTTTCCACCTGCACCTGATTGACAGATGAGGACGTGCCATCTGTAACTTCACAGTCGTTTTTAAATATCTCCTACATAATAATAGTGAGAGATAAACgctttattatatttgactctaatgtttgtacttattgtaaatcttttgttatatgttcaatTCTTTGGCAATATTATGACACGCAATAATGCCGAAAAAGTAccttaaaattgaaataaacgTAAAATCAACTATTTGAGAAGCTCTTTCCATCAGCCTGAATCAGAGAGAGTGAATGTCAAAGACACACGACATCCACATGTCATGAGATAATCTGAAGACATCATCACCTGATCTCCAGCTTTTGTTCACCATGACAACAGAGTCTAACTTCCCAATGAAGTCGTTGTGTTTGGTCTTCAAGAGGGTGGACCTGGTGTGGTCACTCGTGTTGCGTCGACCCTAACCGTGTCATGACTTAAGGGTTCCATCGGTTACACTCCAAATACTTCTAATATCAGTCCAACTGGACATTGTCCTGACAGTATATAACAGCATCAAGATGGCAGGGATATCTGAAGTGAGAGCGTGTTGTTTATGAAGGAAACGTGTGTTAGTCAGGGGCAGGACAGCACCCGTTTTCATGGCAAAAGCATCAATACCACCACCATCAGAATCCATCAGGTCCAGAGACGGCACGTACCTCTGTCAGGCATGCGTGTGTGTCCGAGGGGCTGAGGGGGATCAGAGGAGGGCTGCTGGgacaggaggaggaggaaggtGAGGGGTGACTCTGCTGGAGCAGGTCAGGCAGGAGGTGATTTCTTTCCTGAATCCCTACACGACCGGCTTTAGAAGCGGCTTCCCACCCTGAACCCCACATTGCCAGACACTGTTTTAGACCCCCTGAGCTCTGGAACTGAGAAAGGTACAGATGTGCGTCTTTACATCCGGTTGCTCAATATTGTCTACTGGCGAACGGCTAACAAAACCTTCATCTTTCTTTAGCGAGTCAGAAAAGCTTTCGTCCAGGCATGAACCTCAACAATAATCTATGAATATGGTCTTTAAGTAACGAGACACACAGCAACTGAAAACACATTCGAACTTTGATGATGATATtctgaaagaaagaatgaatcTGTGGCgatgaaaaatggaaaaaagaatCATAAAATAATGTCATTAATGTTTAACCTTGAGTGTTTTTGTATGTGACTTACAGTCAGACAACACTTTCAGAACCACCTGTTAAATGAACATGATTCTGCATATAACACATCTATCAAATAGACAGGAATCATTGACAGCTGAAACAATGTGAAAAGAGCTTTGTCTCTGTCAAATACAGCATTCAGAAAAGGGCAGTAGCATCTGTACTAGACAAACATTGAGATGTGAGAGACGGGAGACTTTTCAGACAGTATTTCAAGTCTGTGGCTTCTGGCTctttcacacatgcacacagatcTAATATAAGGTCAAGTGTAATCACGTGCTCTAGAAACTCATTCTCAACCACGGTTTGTATTTCTATTCAAGCTCAACACACACTTCTTCTCAGAATAATTAGCAGGCATGTTGAATCCAAATCCTTGAATTGTCAGGTGTACGTGCGTGTACATGTGTGTCACCTGTCGTACGACTAATGTGCTGTCTTTGCATGGTGTAGAGGAGGCGTCATCATCCTGGACAACCATCGTTTTCGCTGCCTCCGTCTCACCATTACTGAGTCTAGACGAGCTGTCAATCACAGAGAGATTCCACGGTTCAAAGCAGCAAATTGAGATTTGGTGTACAGAACAGACACATGGTCACAATCACGTTTGTCTACATTTTATGTTGAGAAGCGTACCCTCCTCTCGAGTCCTCCGGACCAGACGTGGAGTCCTCGCCCACGTCCTGGTCCACCtcctcatcatcttcatcatctgtggTACCAGAGTCATCGCTGGAGGAGGAGTAATCTGTGGCCTTGTGTTGCGGCCTCACGTCCTCCACAGCTCGCAGCTCTTTAGCCAGCGCTGTTAAATCCTGCGGTTCATGATGATCAAACAAAGGCGTCATGTGACAACCAGCTGCAGAAACCAGCACCAGAGTACAGGTGTTGTAAAGTCACCTGTGGGTCAGTGGGTCGATGGCTGGGTTCGGAGGCGCTGCCGTTAGAGAAGGACGATTCTCGTGGTGGGACAGCAGGCGGCTGTTTCAGCACTGCAGCTGCCTGAGGAGAACCCTGAACATTTCTTCTGTGACGCTCATCTGCCTGGAAGcacaatacacaaacatatttgaGTCCCATGATCTAGTGTTGCTCATCATACGCAGATGTTCAGATTTCTTTTTTCTACCCTAAAGAATATCTGAGTGTTTAGGGCCCTTGCTGGGGTATTCTGGGAGTGAATGGGGTGATTTGGGGGTAGCTGGAGcattgctagggtgttctgggagTAATTGGAGGGTACGAGGGGGTGACTACCTTGTAAATGACTCTTCTGGGGAATGGattaaaattgttgtttttgttctgttattatCACTCATTTGGatattaaattgaatattaaaagATATTATTCAGATGACCACTTTTGCTGCACAGTTAAGTGGAGGCACCATTGTGTACATTGTGTCAAAAAGGAAGCCCCAGAGGTTGACCTTTTAGACAGTAGCATAAGGTGAAGGCCGTCACTCACCAGAAGCATTGCCTGCTCATGCAAAAGCTGCTGTTGTAGGATCTCCAGGTGCCGTTGTTCCTCCTCCAGCTGCCGACGGATATATTCCTGACCAATGCACACAATAATGAAAGCAATGCATATGAACTCAAATGCAGACGTGAAAGAACCATAACAGGAGACCATTAACACAGCGTTACACAATAAGAGCCTCTAACCTGCTCACGGTCTGCCctcctcttctcctcctctGCCCTCCTCCGCTCCTCCTCTTCTTTGCGTCTCCTCTCCATCTCCTCGATGCGTCTCTTCTCCTCCTGCTCTCTCCTCCTTTGTTCTCGCTCCTGTTGTCTCCTCACCTCTCGCTCACGTCTCTGTTGCTGTAGAACGACACACTCTCCGTGTTCTTACGCATGATTATTCTAAATGCATGCTACATGTTAAGAAGATGACTACAGATAACCCAGTAACACACGGTTACACCAGGACAAACCAATCATCTTATTCTAAGCGCTGTTCTCGATTCACTCACCTCCTCCAGTCGTCTGCGCTGCTCTTTCTGTTGCTCGATACGTTTCTGACGTTCAGCCAGCAGTTGCCGCTTGTATTCCTCCTGCTCGCGCATCTGTTGCTCCTGCAGGAGTTGCTGTCGTCTCATAGCCTCTGATCGTTCTTTATTCTCCTGCTGAAGACGAATGAAGTCCCTCCGCAGAGTCGACTCACCCGGGACGTTCACTATAGAGCTGCAAGAAAACAGTCAACCCTGTCAGCGCAGTCATACTGTCAGGAATCAAAGACAATAATTCAATGCACTCATGATGACCCAAACATACAACCAACACAGAATTTGATAATCAAACCATTAACGCAAAAATTGCGCAGTCTTTCTGTGCATGCAGGGTTTTATAGGggtgatttcatgaaaaacagaccttttccatgtttaaatattaaaattgggtctcttgtgcatctgccaactcagaaaacgtggaaaattacaaatcattaactttttttaatcagtcaatgtgacacgtttgtccgttcactgttataatgtgatgtgtgtggcttgtaaacatgcgacAGGATTGTCCTGTGTAACATAAATTTGACTTGTTGAAATAGCGATACGTTTGTCTTGAGCATCTTCACctcagaaaactgtgtgtatggtttgcAAACAGCGACGCGGTTCTCTCTCCTGAATGCGGTTGTGACCGGAACCTCAGTGACCAGAGGGGCTCGTGAATGGCCCAGAGGGAAACCGGTGTGCTTatcgaaaacaatgtgtttggtgtttaaagacgagaccttgtttctcgTTCGCTTAATGTGACcctactttattgttttgttgatGGAAGCAAAGGCTCACAGCactttttctgctgaaaagggggcggagactagcagctcagTTGCACTTCAAGAGACACACCAACACAGCGCatttctcctcacatgcaaaagtgggcatgtagcgcatggtatattaaaagacctgtggtgtattttgagctgaaacttcacaaACATATTATGTGGACCactatgatttatattacatttgtgtaaaactagaaaaaaaaaaaaaaaaaaatcacccctttaaagtCAGACGAGTCTCTCCATGCAGCATGAggtacacatttttaaagtcaGACGTGGCTCTCTGTGCACGCGCAAGCTGCACAGTTTTAAAGTCAGATGTGTCTCAAAGTTTATGTGTCTCTCTGTGTAGTGTGAGGTGCACAGTTTTAAAGTCAAACATGTCTTTTCATGCATGCGTCTCTCCGTGTAGCGCAAGTTGTGAAGTTGTCAAGTCAGACAtgtcaagattcaagattcaaaggagctttattggcatgataatagaaaatatacattgccaaagcacaagattaaatataaacatgcagaaatacagattaagataaaaaataagatagaataaaattaaaagtctataagtaaaaatctatatatatacatctcaatataaacagaaaaagagttttaattaaagttctcaatgagggtgacagtgtcagtttgtgtgtgttgtcctgtcagtgttgtgttgtgttgtgttgtgctggttgttctttggtcgtggcaggacttgacatatcttgcagccaggtttgagcttcttgacttttctcccagtatgtatgagatcttgtccttttgttgaaactggtggAAGTCTTCAACTGGTGGACATGTCTCTGTGCATGCATCTCTCCATGCAGCGTGATGTGGGCATTTTTGAAGtcagacctctctctctctgtgcatgCGTTTGTGCGACGCacagttttaaagtcagacaTGTCTCTGTGCTTGCGTCTCTCCATGCAGCTTGAGGTGCGCCATtttaaagtcagacgtgtttctTCGTGCTTGCGTCTCTCCATGTAGTGCGAGAtgtgcagttttaaagtcagacaTGTTTCTTAGTGCTTGCGTCTCTCCATGTAGTGCGAGAtgtgcagttttaaagtcagacgtgtttctTAGTGCTTGCGTCTCTCCGTGTAGTGCGAGATGagcagttttaaagtcagacaTGTTTCTTAGTGCTTGCGTCTCTCCATGTAGTGCGAGAtgtgcagttttaaagtcagacaTGTTTCTTCGTGCTTGCGTCTCTCCATGTAGTGCGAGATGagcagttttaaagtcagacaTGTTTCTTAGTGCTTGCGTCTCTCCATGTAGTGCGAGAtgtgcagttttaaagtcagacgtgtttctTCGTGCTTGCGTCTCTCCGTGTAGTGCGAGATGagcagttttaaagtcagacgtgtttctTCGTGCTTGCGTCTCTCCGTGTAGTGCGAGATGagcagttttaaagtcagacgtgtttctTCGTGCTTGCGTCTCTCCATGTAGTGCGAGAtgtgcagttttaaagtcagacgtgtttctTCGTGCTTGCGTCTCTCCGTGTAGCACGAGATGTacagttttaaagtcagacaTGTTTCTTAGTGCTTGCGTCTCTCCGTGTAGTGCGAGAtgtgcagttttaaagtcagacaTGTTTCTTAGTGCTTGCGTCTCTCCATGTAACAGACGTATTTCTTAGTGCTTGCGTCTCTCCATGTAGTGCGAGAtgtgcagttttaaagtcagacaTGTTTCTTAGTGCTTGCGTCTCTCCATGTAACAGACGTGTTTCTTAGTGCTTGCGTCTCTCCATGTAGTGCGAGAtgtgcagttttaaagtcagacaTGTTTCTTAGTGCTTGCGTCTCTCCGTGTAGTGCGAGAtgtgcagttttaaagtcagacaTGTTTCTTAGTGCTTGCGTCTCTCCATGTAACAGACGTGTTTCTTAGTGCTTGCGTCTCTCCATGTAGTGCGAGAtgtgcagttttaaagtcagacaTGTTTCTTAGTGCTTGCGTCTCTCCATGTAACAGACGTGTTTCTTAGTGCTTGCGTCTCTCCATGTAGTGCGAGAtgtgcagttttaaagtcagacaTGTTTCTTAGTGCTTGCGTCTCTCCGTGTAGTGCGAGAtgtgcagttttaaagtcagacgtgtttctTCGTGCTTGCGTCTCTCCGTGTAGTGCGAGAtgtgcagttttaaagtcagacaTGTTTCTTAGTGCTTGCGTCTCTCCATGTAACAGACGTGTTTCTTAGTGCTTGCGTCTCTCCGTGTAACAGACGTGTTTCTTAGTGCTTGCGTCTCTCCGTGTAGTGCGAGAtgtgcagttttaaagtcagacaTGTTTCTTAGTGCTTGCGTCTCTCCATGTAACAGACGTGTTTCTTAGTGCTTGCGTCTCTCCGTGTAACAGACGTGTTTCTTAGTGCTTGCGTCTCTCCGTGTAGCGCGAGATGagcagttttaaagtcagacaTGTTTCTTAGTGCTTGCGTCTCTCCGTGTAGTGCGAGATGagcagttttaaagtcagacaTGTTTCTTAGTGCTTGCGTCTCTCCGTGTAGTGCGAGATGagcagttttaaagtcagacgtgtttctTCGTGCTTGCGTCTCTCCATGTAGTGCGAGATGagcagttttaaagtcagacgtgtttctTAGTGCTTGCGTCTCTCCGTGTAGCGCGAGATGagcagttttaaagtcagacgtgtttctTCGTGCTTGCGTCTCTCCATGTAGTGCGAGATGagcagttttaaagtcagacgtgtttctTCGTGCTTGCGTCTCTCCATGTAGTGCGAGATGagcagttttaaagtcagacgtgtttctTAGTGCTTGCGTCTCTCCGTGTAGCGCGAGATGagcagttttaaagtcagacgtgtttctTAGTGCTTGCGTCTCTCCATGTAGTGCGAGATGagcagttttaaagtcagacgtgtttctTAGTGCTTGCGTCTCTCCGTGTAGTGCGAGATGagcagttttaaagtcagacgtgtttctTAGTGCTTGCGTCTCTCCATGTAGTGCGAGATGagcagttttaaagtcagacgtgtttctTAGTGCTTGCGTCTCTCCGTGTAGTGCGAGATGAGCAGTCTTAAAGTGAGACATGTTTCTTAGTGCTTGCGTCTCTCCGTGTAGTGCGAGATGAGCAGTCTTAAAGTCAGACATGTTTCTTAGTGCTTGCGTCTCTCCATGTAGTGCGAGAtgtgcagttttaaagtcagacgTGTCTCTAAGTTTACGTGTCTCTCTGTGTAGCGTGAGGTTAACAGTTAGACATGTCTTTTAGTGCATGCGTCTCTGTGCTGTGCGAGGTGCAGAGTTTAAAGTCAGATGTGTCTCTCTGTGCAGCAGGAGGTGCGCAATTTTAAATTCAGACATGTTTTGCATTCATCTCTTCAAACCGTGGAGTTGTAAAGTTTAAAGGGAAGAgctgttttaaataacaatattaaagaTTATATTTGGGGGTTTATTTAGTTCATAGGTGGGAAgtaacaaattaaattttactTGAGTACAGTACtttaatatacagtttgtaacttttttctgtaaaacatccaaaaaccactaggccagtgttatatatttattttagttaagtACTTGCAATATCTCAAATGATTCAAACGATTTGTTTATCAagaaaaaatgatcatttaaatcaGTGACACAAGGCTGTGTCTGGCAGTCAACTGTTAATGATGTCATATTGCCAAAGACACTAGATGGTAAGGCTGCAACCtttggttaaaaatgtttttgaggcTTTTATATGATTGGCTGAGATGCCTCACACGATTTGTGTAAGCCGTTACTCTTTCTCCAGAACTTGCATCTCCCTAATAACACAGTCTCTGTTGTTTCCGCTTTTACTATCGTAGAAACCATGACAACACAGCCTCATGGACAAATGTGAAAGTATTAGTTTCTAACGTCTAGTAGGCGGGCTTTGCTTCAGTAATAATGGTCTGTGGGGAAACACGGTGCTCTGTGTGCACTGTAGATAAATGGATTAAACAAATCTTTGAGGCAAATtgattttttgtattcaaattaCTTAAGTTACTTGAGGAATGGTTCCAGCCCTAGTCAGTAATTCAGTTAttttggtgaaaatgtaaataagtgaCTTAAATGCTGATTTAAGGTGCGCTCCTACAAATTTCAGTCATTGGTTACAGTGCTCCTTGTAAAATTGGTCGTCTGGAGAACCGAAAACTACTGTGTGCTTTGAGTTCTAGATCTAAAAGCTTATATAGTGGGTGGGTTTAATCCCGTTGTAATTCACTGCTTTTATATAACCCATTATGACTCATGACATACAGAAGATGCACAATAAATCACTGCTTTCCTCAACAACTGCAACAATTCCTATTCCAAAGAATACAGTTAGCACTTAAGAATAACTGCCAAACAACAGAAATCTGTTATCAGACATCACGGTCACACCTTCTCATtcttcataaacacacacgggTTGTTGATTTAATACCTGGGCTCGCCCTCCTGCTCCTgagcctcctcctcttcttcctcactGCCGCTGTATTCATATTCAGTCTCGTCTGCAgtgtcaacacaaacacatcacgtacacaagcacacacagtCGCTATGGGAACATAAAGCCCGACTGGAATCTGGATGGTACCTTTTTCGCCTCGTTTCTTGCGGCAGCGGTCCAGGTGGTCCTTCAGCTGGATTCGCACTTGTCTCTCGTTGGGTTGGTCTCTGATGAACGGATGTTTGAGGAGTTGGTCGGTGGGCGGCCGTTGCGTGTAGTTCTTCACCAGACAACCCTCGATGAAACTGAAGAACTTCTTTGACCTGCGACAGAAGAGCATCATGGTAGAGGAAGTTAAGAGAAGGATATTTCACAGTGCAGGAACACTGAACAGATAAAGATACTGACCATTTCTTTGATTTCAGTCTGGGGGGAGGATTTCTGGGAATGAGGAAGAGTGCTCGCATTGGATGCATGTCACACAACGctgcaaaacacacaattcAACCCATTTCATAAAGAACATACTTTCATGTTAGTGTTTTCAAAAGTCCCAGTACTTCCCAagttggtccctaaaaaaagaaACTTGGCTGTTCCCCGATTTTCTTAAGCTCAACCCAGAAGCCATGTGGTGTCTGAAATGTGGTCAGTTGGGACCTTTAATGCAAGCGAGTGACCATGTAGAGACAGAAATGACATGACACagtgcaaataaaataaatgacaatacTTTTTAGTTTGCTTAAAAGAACAAGGTATCAACATGTTCTATAGGAAATGTGACCTTAAATGACTTCTCTTATGATCTGGCTCTATAtagaaaataacttttacttgACTTTCAAGAGCTGGGGTGCCATTGGAGGGACAGGGGGTCGCTCCTAAGgtaatggtaggggaaacactgttACAACTATTATTTTAAGCACATGGGTTTGGGATACATTGATGTATGACTAGAAATGTGTATGTGGTTATATAATATCATGTCTGTTCAGTCCGTTTTCTTTTACACCAGCAGTCTCAGGAGGATGATTATTagcgagcacacacacacacacacacagacacacacacaaacatttattaaaaataaattaagtaataatagcaaaataaataattattaaaattgttttgtcattattgtgtATGGAGTGTATATTCATGTAAAAGCTCAGTTAAATCAGTGTAACATATGGCAGCAAGTTAAcacaacaaaatgtgaataaaatttATAGAagaactatatatatatatacacacacccTATTGCATTATTGTCAAGGCAATTGTTTTTTCTCTTctgtttttatgtaataatGACTGCTATATCTATACCTATTGTCTGTACAGCTGCTCAGAAACAAAGCACATAGTAAAAAGCACGGTGGAAATGACCTGAAATTGAATAATGTAAAGTACTCACGAGGAGCTCCCTCAGCCATCTCTATAGCCGTGATACCACAGGACCACAAATCACTCTGCAGAGAAACAGAACGTCATTAGAACACCTAGACATGACCTGTAGTTAATGAGTCATGTGTTAATACTGAAGACTGAAGGTTATATACAGAGCCTGATGGCTGGATAATGAACTGAAACAGGGCATCTCATTGGTTCTGTCATGTCCGTTGTCTACAGTGTGACAGGCACTATTGGGCCGGTTTCCTGGACAGAGATTTCATCGAACCACGACTGGGCCTTTGTAAGGCATATctgtaaaaacaacttaaatctCCTGATGTAACAAAGAACATTACAGGTGTACATTCTGAGACATCACGATGGCACTGATGCATTTTAACATTTGTCAGTACAAGCTgttttttcagtttagacagctctaacatttattttagtctgggactagcatTATGCCCTGTCAGGAAAACCGCCCCTAAGGCCAGGCCACATCAAACAGAACTAGCGTTGAGATAACCTGACCGTGACGTCTCCTCGCTTTGCACTTGAGTACACCGCACAGACTACAGTCAACAATCACCTAGTGATTAGCCTCTGAGGACATAACTTTTCCATAACAGCAGGTGGCACTCTCCATTTAAATAGGATATCTGGAATAGTTAGAACTGTGAATGTTCAGGCAAGCAGCGTTCGTCCATTGTTAACAAGCCACGTTCATTGCAGATAGatatgtgttgttgtgttacagtCATCAGCCATGTCACCCTGTACCCCAAGACTGGTTGCTCACTGAAGCTAAGCAGGGTTGAGTCTCGTCAGAacctggatgggagacctgCTGGGAAAGCTAGTttgctgctggaagaggtgTTGTGAGGCCTGCAGGGGGCGCTCATCCTGTGGTGTGTGGGTCCTAATTCCAGAGCGTAGTGTTGGGGACACTATACTGTAAAAGAGCGCTGTCCTTCGGAGAAGACgttaaaccgaggtcctgactctctgtggtcattaaagATCCCATGGCACTTCtagtaaagagtaggggtgtaacccCGATGTCCTGGCCAGATTCCCTCCAATGGCCCTTTTCAAACATGGCCTCCTAATAATCCCTAACCCTCTCAATTGGCTCGATCTCTCTATCCTCTCTGCCtatagctggtgtgtggtgagcACTGTGGATGCTGGTGGTGGGTGAACACTGGTGGTGGGTGAGGACAGACCACCTCATATTATTATAAAGCGCTTTTGGTGTACAGCTATacgctatataaatgcctcattcagtCATGGCAACTCAATTTCAAAGACATTGgtctttttcttgtcaaaaagagGAGAAACCGCACTAAACAGGTGAGGTCGTGGATAATGCTGCGTTTGGATTCATCAGTTCATCAGATCCGAGTTCTCTTTCTCTCCGATGCGTTCCGTAGCCAATTCAACATGCAGAATcggcaaaaaaaacacaacacgcCAACAAAACTAAAGCCAACCGACACTTAGAAACCACCTGACATCCGATTGTCGGCTCGGTGTGTCAATGCCTAAACTAATAGAAACAGAGAACAATTCTCAAATATGTATTCAGAATGTTGTATTCAAATTGCTATTAAACAAGCATGTGCGCCACAAGATGAACGTTTGCGATAGTTACTGCAAATATTATGTCTGCATGATGTAACTGACGTCTGAAATGATGAGAAATACATGAGAAGAAGAAATACCTGTCATTTATCACAACATATGGCTGCTGAGAGCGTCATCATTCAAACCTACTGAAGTGTATCAGTTCAAAAGTGCACCTGTCTCACCAACATCGGCTCAATGTTGATGCCTCTTGCTTTGTCTCCC is a window encoding:
- the map4k4 gene encoding mitogen-activated protein kinase kinase kinase kinase 4 isoform X3; amino-acid sequence: MANDSPAKSLVDIDLASLRDPAGIFELVEVVGNGTYGQVYKGRHVKTGQLAAIKVMDVTEDEEEEIKLEINMLKKYSHHRNIATYYGAFIKKSPPGHDDQLWLVMEFCGAGSITDLVKNTKGNTLKEDWIAYISREILRGLAHLHAHHVIHRDIKGQNVLLTENAEVKLVDFGVSAQLDRTVGRRNTFIGTPYWMAPEVIACDENPDATYDYRSDLWSCGITAIEMAEGAPPLCDMHPMRALFLIPRNPPPRLKSKKWSKKFFSFIEGCLVKNYTQRPPTDQLLKHPFIRDQPNERQVRIQLKDHLDRCRKKRGEKDETEYEYSGSEEEEEEAQEQEGEPSSIVNVPGESTLRRDFIRLQQENKERSEAMRRQQLLQEQQMREQEEYKRQLLAERQKRIEQQKEQRRRLEEQQRREREVRRQQEREQRRREQEEKRRIEEMERRRKEEEERRRAEEEKRRADREQEYIRRQLEEEQRHLEILQQQLLHEQAMLLADERHRRNVQGSPQAAAVLKQPPAVPPRESSFSNGSASEPSHRPTDPQDLTALAKELRAVEDVRPQHKATDYSSSSDDSGTTDDEDDEEVDQDVGEDSTSGPEDSRGGSSRLSNGETEAAKTMVVQDDDASSTPCKDSTLVVRQIHSFFQNIIIKVRMCFQLLCVSLLKDHIHRLLLRFMPGRKLF